One window from the genome of Flavobacterium agricola encodes:
- a CDS encoding acyl-CoA dehydrogenase family protein, producing MNFETNETQSMIAQAIREFAEREIRPFMMDWDENQTFPVELFKKLGQMGYMGVLVPHELGGSGLGYHEYITVVEEISKVDSSIGLSVAAHNSLCTNHILTFGTEEQKQKWIPKLATAEWIGAWGLTEHNTGSDAGGMATTAVKDGDEWIINGAKNFITHAISGDVAVVIVRTGEKGDSHGMTAFVVEKGTKGFSSGKKENKLGMRASETAELIFDNCRIPDANRLGKVGEGFIQAMKILDGGRISIGALSLGIAKGAYEAALKYSKERVQFGKPISEFQAIGFKLADMATEIEASELLLHKAAYLKNTNKPVTKIGAMAKMYASEACVKISSEAIQIHGGYGYTKDFPVEKFYRDSKLCTIGEGTTEIQKLVISRNILKA from the coding sequence ATGAATTTTGAAACGAATGAAACTCAGAGCATGATTGCGCAAGCAATTCGTGAATTTGCAGAAAGAGAAATTCGACCATTTATGATGGATTGGGATGAAAATCAAACCTTTCCTGTTGAATTGTTTAAAAAATTAGGACAAATGGGTTATATGGGGGTTTTAGTACCGCATGAACTTGGTGGTTCTGGTTTAGGTTATCACGAATATATTACGGTTGTAGAAGAAATTTCTAAGGTTGATTCATCAATCGGACTTTCAGTTGCAGCGCATAATTCGTTGTGTACCAATCATATTTTAACTTTTGGAACTGAAGAACAAAAACAAAAATGGATTCCGAAACTTGCAACTGCCGAATGGATTGGTGCTTGGGGGTTAACAGAACATAATACCGGTTCTGACGCTGGAGGCATGGCAACAACAGCGGTTAAAGACGGAGATGAATGGATAATTAATGGCGCTAAAAACTTTATTACGCATGCCATTTCTGGCGATGTTGCTGTGGTAATTGTTAGAACTGGTGAAAAAGGAGATTCGCACGGCATGACTGCTTTTGTTGTTGAAAAAGGAACCAAAGGATTTAGTTCTGGTAAAAAAGAAAACAAGTTGGGTATGCGTGCTTCAGAAACTGCAGAACTAATTTTTGATAATTGCCGTATTCCTGATGCAAATCGTTTAGGTAAGGTTGGCGAAGGTTTTATTCAAGCCATGAAAATTTTAGACGGAGGACGTATTTCAATCGGTGCTTTATCTTTAGGAATTGCTAAAGGAGCTTACGAGGCTGCTTTAAAATATTCTAAAGAGCGAGTGCAATTTGGTAAACCAATTTCTGAGTTTCAAGCTATCGGTTTTAAGTTGGCTGATATGGCAACCGAAATTGAAGCTTCTGAATTATTACTACATAAAGCGGCATATTTAAAAAATACCAATAAACCGGTAACTAAAATAGGAGCTATGGCAAAAATGTATGCATCAGAAGCTTGTGTAAAAATATCTTCCGAAGCTATTCAAATTCATGGAGGTTATGGTTATACTAAGGATTTTCCAGTAGAAAAGTTCTATCGCGATTCGAAATTGTGTACCATTGGTGAAGGAACTACCGAGATACAAAAACTTGTTATTTCCAGAAATATATTAAAAGCATAA
- a CDS encoding ComEA family DNA-binding protein — MKRPKQYLFQFSKKQRKGIFALAILVLCVQGSIFLYVKFQAKEKYELSDQDKAWLNQQIILDSIQTSDSVNSQTIYPFNPNFLTDFKGYQLGMSVAEIDRLFAFRAKNKFVNSASEFQQVTQISDSLLQVLSPYFKFPAWTQQNQSKTNCIRATNTVRENVKQTVQKTELNKATLTDLQKVVGIGPVLSQRIISDRQKMQAFVAWEQVQEIYGLSADVVVALQKHFEISDWSNIAKIDINEADIQTISQVPYINYNMAKQIVIYRSKFGDFKSMQDLVAVPNFPKEKAVIIQHYITFN, encoded by the coding sequence ATGAAAAGGCCTAAGCAATATCTCTTTCAATTTTCTAAAAAACAACGAAAAGGAATTTTTGCTTTGGCTATTTTGGTACTATGCGTGCAAGGATCTATCTTTTTGTATGTAAAATTTCAAGCTAAAGAAAAATATGAATTATCTGATCAAGATAAAGCTTGGCTTAATCAACAAATAATTTTAGATAGCATTCAAACGTCTGATTCGGTAAATAGTCAAACTATATATCCGTTTAATCCTAATTTTTTAACCGATTTTAAAGGTTATCAATTGGGCATGTCGGTTGCAGAAATAGATCGGTTATTTGCTTTTCGGGCAAAAAATAAATTCGTGAATTCGGCTTCAGAATTTCAGCAGGTAACTCAAATATCAGATTCGTTGTTGCAGGTTTTAAGCCCATATTTTAAATTTCCTGCTTGGACGCAGCAAAATCAATCCAAAACAAATTGCATTCGCGCAACAAATACTGTTCGTGAAAATGTGAAACAAACGGTTCAAAAAACAGAATTAAATAAAGCAACTTTAACTGATTTACAAAAAGTTGTTGGCATTGGCCCGGTTTTATCGCAACGCATTATTAGTGATCGACAAAAAATGCAGGCTTTTGTAGCTTGGGAGCAAGTGCAAGAAATTTATGGTTTATCGGCCGATGTTGTTGTTGCCTTGCAAAAACATTTCGAAATTTCAGATTGGTCCAACATTGCTAAAATTGACATTAACGAAGCAGATATACAAACAATTAGTCAAGTTCCGTACATCAATTACAATATGGCCAAACAAATTGTAATTTATCGTAGCAAATTTGGCGATTTTAAAAGCATGCAAGATTTGGTTGCTGTGCCTAATTTTCCGAAAGAAAAAGCAGTAATCATTCAGCATTACATTACTTTTAATTAA
- a CDS encoding PspC domain-containing protein, whose product MMKIVARMRHYFEKNGFAVCTRFAERLGMRVATVRLFFVYMSFFTLGLGFAFYLTLAFVLRLKDLVYAKRSSVFDL is encoded by the coding sequence ATGATGAAAATTGTAGCCCGTATGAGGCATTATTTTGAGAAAAACGGATTTGCTGTATGTACGCGTTTTGCCGAACGTTTGGGCATGCGTGTAGCAACGGTGCGTTTGTTTTTTGTTTACATGTCGTTTTTTACTTTAGGTCTTGGTTTTGCTTTTTACTTAACCTTGGCTTTTGTATTGCGATTAAAAGATTTGGTTTACGCCAAACGTTCGTCTGTTTTTGATTTATAA